A stretch of the Porites lutea chromosome 12, jaPorLute2.1, whole genome shotgun sequence genome encodes the following:
- the LOC140953766 gene encoding uncharacterized protein yields MMDSLSWEPIEETDMQQFCVEMMKRLDLQRRSDHFCDVVLEVGCGDDQACLKAHRIVLCAASPFFYNALNNDMKEKKEGVIRLENTSKAVMEELIDYLYTGHVNVTQHNAFDLLGMADFFVIPSLKETTSKFIARTLSSSNCLMAYYSAVKYNCTELHKEARDFICTHFMNVVEQEDFLNLSMKEVEDWISSDDIRVTGEEDLFQVILKWWEGKECRDRERFFELFRHVRLVYMSRNYVFNAILPHPLVKGDETCTEFVLDAMKDVSSGFEGCYFAQAPRNCLKTWEDCVVVTGRKNTICYLPAENKWFELADQTKNREFYTMCASHGKLFINNGGHSTIERFDPAVNSWAPVTLCSGRPMSLCGVALVNFQGFLYVIGGRKGKERENAVYRYNPDTILWQEVAPMSTSRSALCAVADKETLYAIGGRTKDQLLDVVERYDPKTNLWCRVASTLEKKRNSHSVILRAKVFLFGGFTSLEFPGTSSNNIEMYDPKSNVWTAIQCTSAPSRYCSATSFKGAVFVTGLWDLEHPHDFFWSVYDVDKNEWKPWAKIPLFSFNARAMAPLRIPRGILNACKVLSKLAQFFLKVFSCHLDLYIDFMMSCLSWGPMQESGMQQFCVEMMKRLDVQRRNEQFCDVVLEVGSGDDLARFKAHRIVLCAGSPFFYNALNSDMKEKKEGVIRLENTSKAVMEELLEYLYTGHVDVTQRNALDLLEIADFFVIPSLKAASNKFIARTLSSSNCLMAYYSAVKYNCTELQIEARDFICENFMSVVEQEDFLNLSMEEVKEWISSDEIRVRGEEDVFQVIVKWLEGKGCVERNTFFELFRRVRLVHMSRNSVFKEILPHPLVRDDKTCTAFVLDAMENVSSGSEECFFAQSPRNCLKTAEDCLVITRKNKTFCYLPTENKWYELEDQSENIYFYTMSACHGKLYINNGEHRQIERYDPAVNSWAPVTLYGDGSMPLRGVALVNFQGFLYVIGGKIGNEHANCVHRYNPDTNLWQEVAPMSISRSELSAVADKDTMYAVGGRTEHQLLDVVERFDPKTKSWCRVASILEKKYRLHGVVLRGKVFLFGGLMSLSSSGPFSSIIEMYDPMSNMWTAIQSTSAPKRCFNATSFKGDVFVTGLWDQESSHGYFLRVYDVDKNEWKPCAKFPYVFHPGAMATVRIPKGILKTCKVLE; encoded by the exons ATGATGGATAGTTTATCGTGGGAACCAATTGAGGAGACCGACATGCAACAGTTTTGTGTGGAAATGATGAAACGGCTCGACCTTCAACGAAGGAGCGATCATTTCTGTGATGTCGTTTTGGAAGTTGGCTGTGGTGATGATCAAGCTTGCTTGAAAGCACACAGAATCGTTTTATGCGCCGCAAGTCCGTTCTTTTACAATGCTCTTAACAACgacatgaaagaaaagaaagaaggagtTATCAGATTAGAAAACACAAGCAAAGCTGTGATGGAGGAATTGATAGACTATCTCTACACAGGACATGTTAACGTCACGCAACACAACGCGTTCGATCTTCTAGGGATGGCCGATTTTTTTGTCATTCCAAGTCTGAAAGAGACTACAAGTAAGTTTATCGCACGAACATTGTCTTCTTCAAACTGTCTAATGGCATATTATTCAGCTGTCAAATATAATTGCACGGAATTGCATAAAGAAGCGAGAGATTTTATCTGTACACACTTCATGAACGTAGTCGAGCAAGAAGACTTTCTGAATTTAAGCATGAAAGAGGTGGAAgactggatttcaagtgacgatATCAGAGTTACAGGAGAAGAAGACCTTTTCCAGGTTATTCTAAAATGGTGGGAAGGAAAAGAGTGCCGCGATCGTGAAAGGTTTTTCGAATTATTTCGTCATGTTCGTCTGGTCTACATGTCACGCAACTATGTTTTCAATGCAATTTTACCGCATCCTTTGGTAAAAGGTGATGAAACATGCACGGAATTTGTCCTAGATGCAATGAAAGATGTTTCATCTGGCTTTGAGGGTTGTTATTTTGCCCAAGCACCAAGAAACTGCCTTAAGACGTGGGAAGATTGTGTTGTTGTCACTGGAAGGAAAAACACAATTTGTTACCTTCCTGCAGAAAACAAGTGGTTTGAACTGGCAGACCAAACAAAGAACAGAGAGTTTTATACTATGTGTGCTTCTCATGGTAAACTTTTTATCAACAATGGTGGTCATTCTACAATTGAGAGGTTTGATCCAGCGGTGAACTCTTGGGCACCTGTCACACTATGTAGTGGTCGTCCAATGTCACTCTGTGGTGTAGCTTTAGTCAATTTCCAAGGGTTTTTGTATGTAATTGGGgggagaaaaggaaaagagcGTGAAAATGCTGTGTATAGGTACAATCCTGACACAATTCTATGGCAAGAAGTTGCACCTATGAGCACTTCCAGATCTGCACTGTGTGCTGTAGCTGACAAGGAAACTCTGTATGCAATTGGAGGTCGGACAAAGGATCAATTACTGGATGTGGTAGAAAGATATGATCCCAAAACAAACTTGTGGTGCAGAGTAGCTTCaactcttgaaaagaaaagaaactctcATTCTGTTATTTTAAGGGCTAAAGTGTTTTTGTTTGGAGGATTTACTAGCCTTGAATTCCCAGGTACTTCTTCAAACAACATTGAAATGTATGACCCAAAATCAAACGTCTGGACGGCCATTCAGTGTACATCTGCCCCATCACGCTATTGTAGTGCCACAAGTTTTAAAGGAGCTGTTTTTGTCACTGGTTTGTGGGACCTAGAACATCCTCATGATTTTTTCTGGAGTGTTTATGATGTTGATAAGAATGAGTGGAAGCCTTGGGCAAAAATACCTCTTTTCAGTTTCAACGCACGTGCTATGGCTCCTCTCAGAATTCCAAGAGGAATTTTAAATGCTTGTAAAGTTTTGTCT AAGcttgcacaattttttttaaaagtgttttcgtGTCATCTGGACCTGTATATCGACTTCATGATGAGTTGTTTATCGTGGGGACCAATGCAGGAATCTGGCATGCAACAGTTTTGCGTGGAAATGATGAAACGGCTCGACGTTCAACGAAGGAACGAGCAGTTCTGTGATGTGGTTCTTGAAGTTGGCTCTGGTGACGATCTAGCTCGCTTTAAAGCACACAGAATCGTTTTATGTGCAGGAAGTCCGTTCTTCTACAATGCTCTTAACAGCgacatgaaagaaaagaaagagggaGTCATCAGATTAGAAAACACAAGCAAAGCTGTGATGGAAGAATTGTTAGAATATCTTTACACAGGACACGTTGACGTCACGCAACGCAACGCACTCGATCTTCTAGAGATAGCTGATTTTTTCGTCATTCCAAGTCTGAAAGCGGCTTCAAATAAGTTTATCGCACGAACATTGTCTTCTTCGAACTGTCTAATGGCATATTATTCAGCTGTCAAATATAATTGCACGGAATTACAAATAGAAGCGAGAGATTTTATCTGTGAAAACTTTATGAGCGTGGTCGAGCAGGAAGATTTTCTGAATTTAAGCATGGAAGAGGTGAAAGAgtggatttcaagtgatgaaATCAGGGTAAGAGGAGAAGAAGACGTTTTCCAGGTTATTGTAAAATGGTTAGAAGGGAAAGGATGCGTCGAACGTAACACATTTTTCGAATTATTTCGTCGTGTTCGTCTGGTTCACATGTCACGCAATTCTGTTTTCAAGGAAATTTTACCGCATCCTTTGGTGAGGGACGATAAAACATGCACAGCATTTGTCTTAGATGCAATGGAAAATGTTTCATCTGGCTCTGAGGAGTGCTTTTTTGCCCAATCACCAAGAAACTGCCTGAAGACAGCAGAAGATTGTCTTGTCATcactagaaaaaataaaacattctgTTACCTTCCCACAGAAAACAAGTGGTATGAGTTGGAAGACCAATCtgagaatatatatttttatactaTGAGTGCTTGTCATGGTAAACTCTACATCAATAATGGTGAGCATCGACAAATTGAGAGATACGATCCAGCTGTTAATTCTTGGGCACCTGTTACTTTATATGGTGATGGTTCAATGCCACTTCGTGGGGTAGCTCTTGTTAATTTCCAAGGGTTTTTGTATGTGATTGGTGGAAAAATAGGAAATGAGCATGCAAACTGTGTTCATAGGTACAACCCTGACACAAACCTGTGGCAGGAGGTAGCACCCATGAGCATTTCCAGATCTGAACTTTCTGCTGTAGCTGACAAAGACACAATGTATGCAGTTGGAGGTCGAACAGAACATCAGTTACTAGATGTGGTAGAAAGATTTGACCCCAAAACAAAGTCGTGGTGTAGAGTTGCTTCAATTTTGGAAAAGAAATACCGCCTTCATGGAGTTGTGTTAAGGGGTAAAGTGTTTTTATTTGGAGGCTTGATGAGTCTCAGTTCATCAGGTCCATTTTCGAGCATCATTGAAATGTATGATCCAATGTCAAACATGTGGACAGCCATTCAGAGTACATCTGCCCCAAAGCGCTGTTTTAATGCCACAAGTTTCAAAGGAGATGTTTTTGTCACTGGTTTGTGGGACCAAGAAAGTTCCCATGGTTATTTCTTAAGGGTTTATGATGTTGACAAGAATGAGTGGAAGCCTTGTGCAAAGTTTCCTTACGTCTTTCATCCAGGTGCTATGGCCACTGTCAGAATTCCAAAAGGAATTTTGAAGACTTGTAAAGTTTTGGAATAG